The Nitrospira sp. CR1.1 sequence TGCCCGCATTGTGCCCGCCGTTGATGTCATTGGTGCTGTCGCCGATGAGCACCGTGCGATCCTTCTTCACGCCGAGTTGTTCCATCACATGCAGCAGCATGCCCGGCTCCGGCTTCAGGCCGAACCCGTTGTCGCCACCGACCACATAGGCGAAGTGGTGCTGGCCGAGCCCTTTTAAAATGACATTGGTATATTCGATCGCTTTGTTCGTTGCCACGGCTTTGGGCTTGGCGGAAAAATGCGTCAAGATCTGGTCAATTCCCGGATAAAACGAGGTGCGATCTAGGCAATGTTGCAGATAGTGCGCGCGAAAGACGCGCAACGCTTCGTCGAACAGATCCTGGTTATCTTCCCCGACGGCCAGCCGTAACAGTTTCTTCACACCGTCGCCGACGAACCCGAAAATTTCCTCCTGCGGCCGCTCCGGCACACCCAGATCGCGCAACGTCAAATTGACACTGTCGGCGATATCCCACTTCGATTCAATGAGCGTGCCGTCCAGGTCGAAGATGAGCAAATCGATCTCAGATTGTTTCGTCATTCTTTTGCCTTTCGCAATTCTGCCTGCAAGGCCGCCAGCGACGCCTGCCGCGTTCCGTCTTTTTCTTCCAGCATGGCCTGCCGGACCACATTCAACATGCGTTTCTGACCGACGTGGGGCGGCAGGATCGGCTCCACAATTTTCCACCGCCCGTTCATCACCTTGAGCCGGACACGCGCCTGCTCTGTACCGGGCTCCGGCATAAACCCGGCGGTATCCAGGTACATGACGCCCAGCACGCGAAACTCTACCGGCACCACCACCTCCAGCCGGTTCACAATCTCCCATTGGCGAAAATCATCCGGCACCGTGAAGCCGTTGATGACGATGACCTTGCCCCAGGCCGGCTCTTCCTTCCAGTCGACATATCCGGCCACCGATTCGAAAGCACTCGCATCGAGCCGCACGCCCTTGTTATCGAGCGCAAAATATTTCTCCACCACTTTGGCCGGTGAATGCGACACGGCGTTGCTTTGCGCCTGTCCTGGCGTGGCCCAGGCTGACAGCCAGACGACTCCCGTCAACACTCCGATGATCGCCGCGCGCAGAGATAGCATCCCGCTAACATACCTCGTGCAGTTTCATGAGATTCGTCCCGCCCGGCTGCCCGATTCTTGTCCCGGAGAGAATGACAAGGCGTTGCCCTGCCGTGACGAGACCTTCCGTCTTCAGCCGTCGCTCGGCCTCGTTGACCCGCTCGTCGGTCGTCGGGATCTGCGCCATGGTGTGCGACAGCACGCCCCAATAGAGGGCCATCTGCCGACGGATCGGCTCAAACGGTGTCAAACCGATGATCACCGCAGCCGGACGGTGTTTCGAGACCAGCCGGGCCGTTGTTCCGCGCTCGCTGAAGGCCACAATAGCCGTCGCGCCGGTTGCGGTCGCGGCCGAGGATGCGGACAAACAAATCGCCTCTTCAAACGTGAGACGCCGATTGTCCGGCGACGCCCTGCGGACGAATCCCGGCCCCGTTTCGACTTCCGCCGCCCGGACAATGCGGTCCATCACCTGCACGACTTCGACCGGATACTGCCCGATGGCCGTTTCCGCGGATAACATCACGGCATCGGTGCCATCGAACACGGCATTGGCCACATCCGACGCTTCCGCCCTGGTCGGGCGCACATGCTGCGTCATCGATTCCAACATTTGTGTGGCCGTGATCACCAACCGACGATGGCGATTCGCAGCGGCGATAATGCGCTTCTGTAACACCGGCACAGCTTCCGGCCCCAATTCCACGCCCAAATCCCCACGCGCGACCATCACGCCGTCCGCATGCTGCAGGATGGCATCCAACCCCGTCACCGCTTCCTGCCGCTCAATTTTGGCAATAACCGGCACGTCCCCGCCGCACTCGGCGATCAGCTGTTTGGCGGCAAGGATATCTTCCGCGCCGCGCACAAATGACAGCGCGATATAATCCACCCCCTGCGCAACACCGAATCGCAAGTCCTCCCGGTCCTTGTCGGTCAACGTAGGCGCACTGACGACTGTCCCCGGCAGATTCATGCCCTTATGAGACGTCACACGCCCGCCAGCCACCACAGTACACTCTACTGCCCCATCGATGATGCGATCAGCCGTCAATTCGACGAGGCCGTCATCGATGAGTATTTTGGCCCCTGGCCGAATGTCCCTGGTCAGGGCCTGGTACGTCACCGGAATCTCGTGCGCCGGATCGGCAGGCAGCACGGCCCTTGCGCCGATCTGCCCGCCGGATCGCAAGGTCACCGTCCGCAACCGCACTCGTTGCCCGGCACGCAGTTCCAATATTCCGTCAATCTCTCCAACGCGAATGCGCGGCCCCTGCAGGTCCTGGATGATCGCAACCGCCACACCCTGACGGTCGGCCGCCTCGCGAATGACCTTGATCGCCTGTCCGTGGGACGCGTGGGTGCCGTGAGAAAAGTTTAACCGCGCCGCATTCATGCCGCTCTGGATGAGCTGCCCGAGCACGCCCGCGCCATCGCTCGCAGGCCCGATGGTGCAAACGATTTTCGCTTTTCGCATGCTGCTGTTCTTCAGTCTTGACAAGATCGGCCCGGCACACCATCTTGTACGTCAACGGCGAGGCTCAAACTATCCGGCGTTCGGTCGGCATCGGGTTATTCTAACAAACCCTCCCGCATGCCGCAAAAGAACATCTCTATACGTTCACCGGAACAGCGATGCCGAACGCCTGAAATTTTTTTGACGAACCCTACACCGCGAGGCCATGCATGAGCGCATCGGACAAGCAGTCAACGGAACAGTTGGACTTTGTCACGATGGAAGGCTTGCTGGCCTACGGAACAGCCCTCGCGCAACGTTCATCGAGCGGCAGGTACCAGCTACCCCCTCCGCCCCCGTCATCTTCCGACCGGCTGCCGCTCGCGCAGGCGGCGACAGAACGGATCAGGACGTGTATTCGACAGACGCAATCCGGCCTGCCGAGCGCCGAGGCCTATCGCGCGGCGCGGCAGGAGCTGATCAGTACCGCGTGCGGAAACGATCCATTGGTGTTCTTCGCTGCGTGGAACCTCCTGCTGGCCCGCGGGGAACTCGCACCCTTGTACCGGGCCCCGATCGGCGCCACTCAAAAACCTGCGCACCGCCGTCCGGTGGCCATCGTGCCACGGACGCAATTGACCCCGCAGCTGGCCGAAGGCCGGATCGTGCTGGATTTGGGGGATGATCGTTTCTGGCTGCTTCCCCGCGACCTCGGCGACCGCACGCTGTTTCTCACCATGCGGCACGGCGTCTCCGAGGTCGAGAGCAAGACCCATCGTGTCGGCCGGCGACTGGCGAATGTGCTGGATACCGAACGGGGCGTGCCCAGGGCGGAGGCCGTGGGCGCCGCATTGGCTCGCATGGTCGGGGTTGTCGGCCAGCAATTGGGGTATCTGCAATTGCGCAATTATCTCGATCCGCGCACCTTCCTTCACCTCATCAGTCACAGCCCGAACACGGAGCAACTCTGCCGGCGCATCACCAAGGCCTTGCTCCCCGACCGGGCGGATGCGGTGCATCCCCACATTGAACCCACGTTGGAATCGCAGGACTTCGGCTGGGTCACCGGCATGGAGAAACAAGCGGAGCTGGATGCGGCGGCGCAGGCGTTCGGGGTGGATGCGAAGACCGCCAAACGGCTGATCAAGCATCCGTTCTACAGCTATCCCGGGGGGCATTCATTTTTCGACCTCTATGTCGATGTCATCGACGGCCTCCACCGGCTGGGCCGTTCCCATCCCGGCGAAGTCCTCTGTCTTTACACCCACAGCTCCACGCTACGCGCCCTCAGGATTTACCTCGATCCGCGTCCCTTCCGCGAAGCCTTTTCTGAATTCGGCGAATACAAGGAAGGGCAGGACAACGTCGTGCTCCTCACGCTGGAGAATGGCAAACTCTCCGGCTATTCCACCGCCGTGGGCTTGATCGAAAGCGACCGGGTCGCGCGCGAAGCCTGGGTCACGGTTGAACGGGAGCGCAGTCAGCGCGTGACACTCAAGCCCGGACGCATTAAACGACTGATTGCCTTGGTGTCAGGCGGAGATTTTGGCGGCGGCGGGGCGGCCTTGAAGGAGTTGCGCGTCACCGGTAACCGTTTCGGCCTGGATGTCTTTTTTGTCCGGCATGGATTTCTCGGCCTGGCCAACAATTGGATCGATGCCGTCAGCGAGGAAGATACGCGCGGGATGAGCAGCCATGCGAGCAGCCCCATCGGGAGCAGCCGGTTCGAGGATTTCAAAGACGAGCAGGTGCAACGGGCTGCGATGCGCTCCCTCGCTCCCTATCTCGAAGACTCGGCGCTTGTCGTCCTAGGAGGAGACGGCAGCCTGCGTGGCGCGCGGGCGATCCACGAAACCTACGGCGTGCAAGTGGTCGGCATTCCTGGCACCATCGATAACAACATCGCCGGCACCACGTCGCTGGGATTTCACTCAGCGATCGCTCTCGCCAATCAGTCCATCGAATCACTGAAAGCAACCAGCGCCGCCATGGGCAGCATCTTTTTCGTCGAAGTCATGGGCGCCGGCTCCGGCCACCTGGCCCTGGCCTGCGCCTACCAAGCCAGGGCGGAAGGGATCCTGGTCAACGAGCATCCTGATCCTGATGCCTATATCGATGACATTGTCCTTGGGACATTACAACGCACATTAGGCGTGCCGAATAAGAGCCATATCTTTGTCGTCGCGGAGCGGACCCCTCACCGGCATCACCGGGAAGGCGGTGTTCACGGGCTGGTCGATTATGTCGCGCAGACCATTGCCACATGGCCGCCCCGTCGAGAATCGACCGGCCAGTACTCGCTGGCCTCGGCCACGAAGGCCACGATTCTCGGCCATACGCTCAGAGGCGCTCCCCCCACCCCGGAAGATAAGATGATCGCGCAACATCTCGCCTACGAAACGGTTCGCCGTCTCGTCGAACAACCGGACACCATCGTCGGCTGCATGGTGGCCTATCATGACTCGAACCGGATCGAAACGATTCCGCTGCATGCCGTGTCGCCCAAGCCATTTGACTGGGAGTTATTTACCCGCATGCACGTCGCGGAGCTGCAACACGAACGTGTGTGACCTCAACGGCATGCCGGCCCGGCCGGAGGTCGGCCACGTTGACCGCTCCTATGTGACGTGTTAGGGTCTTTCCTGTTGTTGCCAGGGGTTGTGAATCACCATGTCTGTTTCACGCTTCACACGTCTTGTCTTTTGGCTTTGCGCGACCCTGCTCCTTCACCCGGGCATCGCCTTCACGGCTGAACCGGGCCAGGCCCTTCTCGATACACCGGCTCCGCTCCTCACTCCAACGCCCCATCACACGCCGCCTGCACAGGACGGATCCGTTCGCGCCGCTCCCGGGACGAACCACCGCAAAGGCGCCGACACGATCCCTCCGGCTGCACGGAAAACCCTTCAAGCCATTGAAGCGCGGCATGGAGAACCCTTGCCGGGGTATGTCGGGGGACGTAACTTTCTCAATCGTGAACGGGTGCTCCCGCGAGGTCGCTATCGTGAGTATGACGTGCACCCGAAGGCGCCGGGGAGAAACCGCGGAACCGAACGGATCGTCATCAATCAGGCCAACGGCAAGGCCTATTACACCGCCGATCACTATCGTTCATTTGTTCCGATGAATTGAGGATACATGTCGATTACCGCGCTTCAATCGATCAAGAAACCATGGGCCCATCTCCTGGTGCATGCCGAGGGAGAGGCGCTGGATCAACTTCTGTCGGTCCCCGCCCACTTTGTGACGAAAACCATCTCCGGGAAAAAATGTAAAACCAAGGCCGGGCTGTTGGATGAATTCAGCCGGGTCTTTTCGTTTCCGGACTATTTCGGCCACAACTGGGATGCCCTGGAAGAATGTCTCGCCGACCTCGACTGGCTGCCGGCCAAAGGGTACCTCGTCTTGGTCACAGATGCAGACCAGGTGCTGACAAAACCCGACGAAGAAGATGACTTTGAAACCTTCGTGGAAATCCTGAGCGAAGCCGGTGAAGCCTGGAGCCTCAAAGAGTCCGACGATGCGACGGGAGACGGCCGGCCGTTTCACGCTGTATTGGCGGTCCAGGAACGACATAAACGTACCCGTCATAATTGGTTCGCACCGCCGTTGGCCATGGAGCGCAAACCCTCGAAATCCGGTCCGGCCAAGGGCGCAAAAAAACCCGCGCGCTAGACAGTCGACTCAATCCATTTACGTCAGGAGGTTACGATGGGACTTCTCGATCAACTCGGACAGGCGGCAGCCGGCATGATGGGGGGCGGCGATAAGAACCCCCTGATGCAGGCCCTGCTCGGACTCCTCGCACAGAACAGTTCCGTCGGCGGGCTCAGCGGACTCGTTCAGGCGTTTCAAAAGAACGGACTGGGCGACATCGTCGATTCCTGGGTCAGCACGGGCAAGAATTTGCCGATCTCGCCGCAGCAGATCCAACAGGGATTGGGTGGCGACCTGCTTAAGCAATTGGCGTCGCAGGCAGGCCTCAGCACGGAGGCAGCCGGGGGCCAATTGGCAAGTCTGCTGCCAGGCCTGATCGATAAGCTGACACCGGACGGCAAGATGCCGGACTCACATTTGATCGAACAGGGATTAAATCTGTTAAGAGGAAAACTCGGGTAGGTCCGAGGCGCTAGCAGAGGGAAAGAAACCGACCCATCTGTCGCTGGAGCCACCGCGTCAGTCCCCAGGACAAGTCGTTCGCGCGTGACAGCAGCCAGACTTTCGGCGTCACCACCTGTTTGACGCTCGCGCTCAGCGACGTGAAGTGATCCGCGCACAACCCATGCGTCTCACTGAGGTCTTCAAGCGGCAACTTCTCACGGAGAAACGCCGGCTTCCCATCTCGCACGCACCAGGCGCACAGCACTCTCACTGGGGTCGCTCCTTCGTTACCGTCCGACTCACAGCCCTGGGGGCGCAAAAGCCGCACCAGGAGACAAGCGCAAACGGTTTATCAATTTTTCAGAGGGTTAGGGGAGTTGAACCGGAAGAATCCGAACATTGTGGCTAACAACCGTGTGGTATTCTGGCGACGAATGACATTTTTTGTCTCTCCCGATGACCAAAGTCCCGCGTCGATCACTTACAACAAGCAGGAGCGACTTCGGGTCTTCTACGGACCACCATGGGCTCAGAACGTGGGCGCGATCCCTCTTCATAACAAGGGACCAGTGGCTCCCGCCCAATTCCCATTTGCTGAAGGTGACTGGAACAAATGCCGTGGGTTTCACGTCCATCGGCTAAAGGAGCTTTTTCTCGCACCACAGCCGGTCGCCCTTCGCTTTCACACCAGGAGCAGATCACTTTCATCATAGTCTCCTACGCAGTGACACCCGGTGTTCAGCAAGACTTGCGCCACCAAGTCCATAGGACGAAAAGTCATGATTTTTTAGAGAAAATCTGGTTGAATCGATTCAGAACTCAGGCTGGTGTATCGATTCAGATACGAGGTTGTATCGAATCATCCACCTGACAATGAAAGAGCACCCCTTCAATTGACCGTTTTGAATTTCTCATGATAGGTTGGCGCCCCCATTCACCCCTCGATGAAAGAAGCCCATGAAAACACAACGTTCTGAACAACTCTTCGCAGAGGCACAGCGGATCATTCCCGGGGGCGTCAACAGTCCGGTGCGAGCCTTTCGCTCGGTAGGCGGACAACCCCGTTTCATCGCCCGCGCCAAAGGCGCGCGCCTCTATGATGTCGACGGGAACAGCTATCTCGACTATGTGCTCTCGTGGGGCCCTATGATTCTCGGCCATGCGCCGGCCACCGTGACAAAAGCCATTCAACAGGCCGCCGCAAACGGCACTAGTTATGGCGCGCCGACCGAATTGGAAATTCAACTCGCCACGATGATTCGCGAGGCCTTGCCCACGATGGAGCAGGTCAGACTGGTAAGTTCAGGAACCGAAGCGGTGATGAGCGCCCTCCGTGTCGCCCGCGCCTATACCAAACGCGACGGCATCCTGAAATTCGAAGGCTGTTACCACGGCCACAGTGACTACCTGTTGGCGAAAGCCGGTTCGGGCTTGACCACATTGGGCATTCCAGACTGTCCTGGCGTCCCGGAAGATTTCACGAAACATACGTTGACCGCGCCGTATAACGACCTGGTCACCGTGGAGAAGCTGATCAAGAAACACCACCGGCAGCTGGCTTGCGTTATCGTCGAGCCGATCGCCGGCAACATGGGCGTCATCCCTCCTTCGCCGGAATTCCTGGAAGGCCTGCGCAAGCTGACCGATGCCCATGGCATGCTGCTGATTTTCGACGAAGTGATCTCGGGATTCAGGGTCCAATACGGCGGCGCCCAAACACTCTACGGGATCAAGCCTGACCTGACGATTCTGGGCAAGATCATCGGCGGAGGGCTGCCCGTAGGAGCTTACGGCGGCACGAAGGACATCATGAAGATGATCGCCCCATCCGGGCCGGTGTATCAGGCAGGGACCTTATCAGGAAATCCCTTGGCGGTCACGGCAGGCATCGAGACACTGAAGAGGTTGAAAAAACCGGGGACCTATGACCAACTTGAACAGCGGTCGGTCGCGTTGTCCGACGGACTGGGGAAGATCGCGAGCAAAGCCGGAATTCCGCTCACCCAGACCCGGGTCGCCTCTATGCTGTGTGCGTTCTTTACTGAAGGACCGGTGGTGGATTGGGCAACAGCCAAGAAATCCGATACGAAAGTGTATGCGAAGTTCTTTCACCACATGCTGGATGCGGGGGTTTACCTCGCCCCCTCACAGTTTGAAGCTGCCTTCATGTCCCTGGCCCACACGCCGAAGGACATTGAACGCACCCTCAATGCCGCTCAAGCTGCGTTCAAAAACCTCTGACCTGCCGTGAACCTTCGGGCACCGCCCGTCTTCCGTCAAGAGTCGTCTCCGGATGCATTTCGTATCGAAACCGATACGAAATGCATCCATTCAGATACAGATCGTGGTTCATCCCTATCGAATTCACCACGTGACTTCAGGATGCTCAAAACGGTTTCCCAGCAAGGCCGCAGCGAACGAGGCCCCGAGGCGGCCATCTTACCCGCCCACCCCGAACCTATAAGAATAGGTCTTGTCCCATGGGCGATACGTTGAGGGTCCGAACGATGCGAGAACGATGCTGGGGACCGTTTTCAGCACCCTGAGCTATTCGTCGTCGTCCTCGTCGTCCATCTCCAACGCTTCCTGCCGCTTCTGCTCTTCCATCGCATTGTGTAGGAGCATACGAACAAACATTGAATACAACGAACCTTTTTCCAAGGTTCCGCCGGGTGGAATGGCAATCTTGCCTTCCTTGATCATGCGATCCATCCACGCCTTCTGATCCGGCGCGATCAGGATCGGCACCTCGACCAGACCAACTTTTCCAAACATATCCATGAGTTAGACCTCCGTGAATCGTCATTCGGCGCTCGTAGCTCGTGGGGGAATGGCCAGCCGGGAGAATCCTTCGGTGAACCACACTTCACGAAATACGCTACACGACGGGCATTTGAGCATGCGGTTTTTCGGCTTGTCAACCGCAAGACCGCCGCCGGTTACTCGTGGCATGGAGCCTGCTGTGCTTCTCTCCAGAACCACGGAGGACTCTCAGCATGCTGCACCACATCGTGCCCGACTCCCGTTTTTTGAGCCGGTTGGCCCTCCTGTTGCTGATGGCCTCATCCACCTCCACGGCACTCGCTGTCGAGGAAGAACGCCGGTCTACCCTGCATACCTACACCCCTGCGATCAGGAACGATCCAAGCCCGTTCAACTGCACCGGCTGTTGGGACCTGAAACAGGATCAACGCTCGTCGCTTCCTCAGCATCAGACCCAACGCTCTCGACGCGGACGTCATGAACGAGGCCTTCGCCCACACAAAAATCCGTTCGCAAAGAAATCACATTCGTTTAGTCGAGGATTGAGATCGCTTCCGCGGCATGCCTTGTCGATGGGAGGATTCGAGCGGACCGTGGAAGGCTGGCAAGTACGTACGGTCGATGGCGACACCCTTCGATATGGCACCGATCGCATCCGCATTCGCGGCTACAATGCGCCGGAATTGTCCGAACCGGGAGGGCGAGAAGCTGCCCTGCGTCTGGAGCAACTGATGCAGACGGGCACCATCAACATCGTTCCTCACGGCCACGACGTCTACGGCCGCACACTGGCGGATGTCTTCGTGAATGGGCAAAACGTCGCGGACGTGATGACCACGGAAGGGTTTGGGAGGAAGGGGTAACGAGGAGCCGTGGTTACATTCCCTCTTCAGCCAGAAAGATCGTTGTAGAAATATCCCCCCGATTCATAGTCATATGGCTGGCAGCATTCTGTGACGGTTCCGGCAGCGAAACGGTTTGACGCAACGCTTCGTGACAGTCGCGCACGCACCGATCCGCCCCACACATCCTTTCCGATGAAGACCCAGTACTACACCGCCACCAGCCTCGACGGGTTCATCGCCACCGAAAACGACTCACTCGACTGGCTCTTTCCACTGGGCGACGTGAACGAGACGAGTTATCCCTCATTCATTGCGGACGTCGGAGCCTTGGCCATGGGGTCGGCGACGTACGAATGGATGCTTCGCCATACTGACAAGATTGCCGACCAACAGACTGGCGCCCCCTGGCCCTATTCTCAACCTACCTGGGTATTCTCCACCCGCCCGCTTCCCTTGATTCCGACTGCCGACATTCGCCTGGTTCGAGGAGATGTTCGAACTATTCACACTGAGATGCGGCAGGCAGCTGGATCGAAGAACATCTGGATCGTCGGAGGCGGAAATCTCGCCGGACAGTTTTACGACGCTAGTTTGCTGGACGAGGTGATCGTGCAAATCGGTTCCGTCACCCTGGGGGCCGGTAAACCACTCTTTCCACGCCGCGTCACGAATCCGCCGCTTCGATTGATATCCGTGTACAAAATCGGCCCCGGCTTCGCGGAATTGCGATACGATGTGCCGAAAGAGAAGCCGGCAGGTCCGCCCTAGTCGTTCCTCCGGCGGAGTGCAGTCATCACGCTCGTGACTTGTACGGGGAGACAGACATGAACGCGAAGGATATTGCGGAATTGGCGAAGGCGACCATGAATGGATCGATGTCCTTTCCTGAGATCGTCGGTAAACTGATCGCGAACGGTGTCGAGTACTATCATGTGGACTATGCCCTCAGCTCCTTTTCCTTCTACACTGGCTCGGGGACAGTGGTGACCGCACCCCTTGTCTTCGAAGGCCTGCCGTCGATTTCAGAGCATTTCGATACAGCCGCACTTAAAGCGGCGATTCTCGACAGTCAGCAGCATGGTCAAAAATTTCGCGCCTTTTGTGAGCGCGCCGTCAAGGCGGGGGTGCAGGGCTACTTTGCGTTCCTTCGGGGCAAGCGCGTGACCTATTTCGGCCGCCAAGGGGATCAACACACCGAATGGTTTCCCGGCTCTCGGCCCAATGAGGCGTCGCAGTGATCAAGAGGCCACCGCTCTAACGAGCGCCATATTGACTTTATGAGACCTCTGCTAGCCAGCCTAATTCTGATCGCACTACTCCCAGGAGTTACTGACACGAAGGCGACCGAGAAACGACCTCCCGTCTCCCATCGCAGCGGCGTCGAGCCGTCAGAGACCGGCGAGTGCCCCACCGAGCATCCGCTCAAAGGCAACTTCACAACCCGTCGCGGCGAACGCTGCATCTACCACATGCCCGGACAGCGCTGGTACCAGCGAACTAAAGCCGAGCGCTGTTATGCGACCGAAGCTGAAGCAGTGGAAGACGGGTGCAGGCGGTCAAAAGTGTGAGACAGATCATAATGAAGACGCGGAGATAAAGCCTGCGGAAATCATGGTTAGAACCATCAGCATTGTGCCCGTCCCATCTGCTTGTCCGCCCAGGATTGACGATCAGCCACCCAGCACGTACAACATACACGCAACAGACGACTTGTCGCGCATGAGGCTTCGAATGCACTGGTTCGCAGTACTTGCCATTATGCTTTCCACTCTGCTCACGGCATGCGTCTCGACCCCTTCGCCGGACGCCATGAAACAAGTGGCTGAACGCAATCGTTGGGAACTCGCCCACTGGGGCGACCATGCCGTTCCCTACGGAGACGATGGAGAACCGGTGATCCTCGCCTTCAGAGATGGGAAAGTGTCGGGTCAGGCTGGATGTAATCGCTATGCTGCCGTCATAACGTTCGGCCCCAAGACTGGCGAGGTCTCGGTATCGCACGGCATCAGCACCCGCATGGCTTGCGTACCCCGGCGCATGGAATTCGAGGCGGCGTTCATTCGCGCCTTTGAGGCCTCGACGCGGTATCGACTCGATGGGGAAAGCCTGTCGTTTGAAAGTGCCATCGCTCAGCCATTGGAGTTTTACCGGCGCCCCTTGGAATAGCAGATCCCTCTCTGATCTCGCGCATCAAGCCCTTCGATGGCGTATCCCTTTTGATACGACCACGTATCGCTTCTGATACGACACTGACAGCACCGGCAACAGTTCAGACCGCTCTCGTTCGTCCACGCTTTCGAAATCGGCCTCTGCTTTCCTATTTTTCCTGCAGATCTTTAGGCACCGCTCTTGCTCAACAATAGGGTGAACCGGGAATGTCTATTATGACTGACAAGACTTTCAGCGCAGTACTCGCTCCTGGGTTCCCGATTGCCGTACAGCTTCGGGGCGACGAGGCATTGTCAGACGCGAGTAGTCGCGCCGCTGCCATACATCAGCTCGCCGACGAGAGGCAGGACGTTCCCAAGCCGCTCACTCGGGGCTGGTTTGGCTGTGGGGGGGATGCCCCAACACAATACTCGCTCTTTCCATTTCTTTACGGCTGCGCGCTGACAGCGACCCTGTGGTGGATCTGGATGGCCCTCGGCCAGCCATTCCATCCGGCTTGGATTGTGGCGCCGCTCATGGTCATCACGATCGCTGACTGGCTGGAACACCTCATCCAACTGGCGCAGCTCCGCCACTACGTGTCGTCGAACGAGCAATATGTGCAGGGCTTGTGGATCCAGCTTTCCGGCTGTGCAACCATCATCAAACTGTGGCTCACCAGCGGCCTTTACGTAAGCCTGGCCGGATTCATCCTCAAAATGCTGTTCACATTCTCGGGCAGGCGTCTGGCAGGTAATGCCGCCCAATGATCCGGCGTTTCGGACGCGGCGCGCCGATAGCTGCAGAATTTCTGCAGACCTGTGAGTAGATGAATTACACATCCATCCGCAAAGGCATTGCCGACGCCTTTCTG is a genomic window containing:
- a CDS encoding DUF1398 domain-containing protein yields the protein MNAKDIAELAKATMNGSMSFPEIVGKLIANGVEYYHVDYALSSFSFYTGSGTVVTAPLVFEGLPSISEHFDTAALKAAILDSQQHGQKFRAFCERAVKAGVQGYFAFLRGKRVTYFGRQGDQHTEWFPGSRPNEASQ
- a CDS encoding dihydrofolate reductase; protein product: MKTQYYTATSLDGFIATENDSLDWLFPLGDVNETSYPSFIADVGALAMGSATYEWMLRHTDKIADQQTGAPWPYSQPTWVFSTRPLPLIPTADIRLVRGDVRTIHTEMRQAAGSKNIWIVGGGNLAGQFYDASLLDEVIVQIGSVTLGAGKPLFPRRVTNPPLRLISVYKIGPGFAELRYDVPKEKPAGPP
- a CDS encoding META domain-containing protein, with the protein product MRPKLKQWKTGAGGQKCETDHNEDAEIKPAEIMVRTISIVPVPSACPPRIDDQPPSTYNIHATDDLSRMRLRMHWFAVLAIMLSTLLTACVSTPSPDAMKQVAERNRWELAHWGDHAVPYGDDGEPVILAFRDGKVSGQAGCNRYAAVITFGPKTGEVSVSHGISTRMACVPRRMEFEAAFIRAFEASTRYRLDGESLSFESAIAQPLEFYRRPLE
- the hemL gene encoding glutamate-1-semialdehyde 2,1-aminomutase codes for the protein MKTQRSEQLFAEAQRIIPGGVNSPVRAFRSVGGQPRFIARAKGARLYDVDGNSYLDYVLSWGPMILGHAPATVTKAIQQAAANGTSYGAPTELEIQLATMIREALPTMEQVRLVSSGTEAVMSALRVARAYTKRDGILKFEGCYHGHSDYLLAKAGSGLTTLGIPDCPGVPEDFTKHTLTAPYNDLVTVEKLIKKHHRQLACVIVEPIAGNMGVIPPSPEFLEGLRKLTDAHGMLLIFDEVISGFRVQYGGAQTLYGIKPDLTILGKIIGGGLPVGAYGGTKDIMKMIAPSGPVYQAGTLSGNPLAVTAGIETLKRLKKPGTYDQLEQRSVALSDGLGKIASKAGIPLTQTRVASMLCAFFTEGPVVDWATAKKSDTKVYAKFFHHMLDAGVYLAPSQFEAAFMSLAHTPKDIERTLNAAQAAFKNL
- a CDS encoding HAD-IA family hydrolase; this encodes MGDCEPAGGGGAGRVSRAGRHVPGYRRVYAGARYRAGACPAQGDERAVENCGADPAAPRRSETHVECGPAGHAGRKRRNAAGVAGGLAGRIAKGKRMTKQSEIDLLIFDLDGTLIESKWDIADSVNLTLRDLGVPERPQEEIFGFVGDGVKKLLRLAVGEDNQDLFDEALRVFRAHYLQHCLDRTSFYPGIDQILTHFSAKPKAVATNKAIEYTNVILKGLGQHHFAYVVGGDNGFGLKPEPGMLLHVMEQLGVKKDRTVLIGDSTNDINGGHNAGIRVCAVGYGMGNRQKMAACQPDWFIERPEELMELFI
- a CDS encoding DUF937 domain-containing protein — encoded protein: MGLLDQLGQAAAGMMGGGDKNPLMQALLGLLAQNSSVGGLSGLVQAFQKNGLGDIVDSWVSTGKNLPISPQQIQQGLGGDLLKQLASQAGLSTEAAGGQLASLLPGLIDKLTPDGKMPDSHLIEQGLNLLRGKLG
- the pyk gene encoding pyruvate kinase, with the protein product MRKAKIVCTIGPASDGAGVLGQLIQSGMNAARLNFSHGTHASHGQAIKVIREAADRQGVAVAIIQDLQGPRIRVGEIDGILELRAGQRVRLRTVTLRSGGQIGARAVLPADPAHEIPVTYQALTRDIRPGAKILIDDGLVELTADRIIDGAVECTVVAGGRVTSHKGMNLPGTVVSAPTLTDKDREDLRFGVAQGVDYIALSFVRGAEDILAAKQLIAECGGDVPVIAKIERQEAVTGLDAILQHADGVMVARGDLGVELGPEAVPVLQKRIIAAANRHRRLVITATQMLESMTQHVRPTRAEASDVANAVFDGTDAVMLSAETAIGQYPVEVVQVMDRIVRAAEVETGPGFVRRASPDNRRLTFEEAICLSASSAATATGATAIVAFSERGTTARLVSKHRPAAVIIGLTPFEPIRRQMALYWGVLSHTMAQIPTTDERVNEAERRLKTEGLVTAGQRLVILSGTRIGQPGGTNLMKLHEVC